GTTGTCGATCCCCGGAACGACCGCGTTGCCGAGGGAGCGGGCGAGCTTCTTCGCCTCGTCCTTCGCGCCGGCGCGATCGATCGTCGTGGAGGACGGGCCCATGAACTGGACCGTCGGCGCTGCCTCGATCGCCTTGATGAAGTCCGAGTCCTCCGCCATGAAGCCGTAGCCGGCGAAGATGTGCGTGTAGCCGTTCGACTCGGCGATCTCGATGATCTCGTCGATCCGCTCCAGCTTCTCGGCCTGTCCGACCCCCATGTAGTCGGCGACGCGATGGACGTTGCTCGGGAAGCGCAGGTCGCGAAGCTCCGGCGCCAGACAGCGCGGGTAGACGACCGAGTCCTTCTCGGAGAGCAGCATGCCGTACTCGCGGATGCCGATCTCGTCGAAGACGTCGAAGGCCTCCTTGCGGACGGGGCCGCGGCAGACGACGAGGCACTTGACGTCCGAGATGTCGAAGGAGCGGATCCAGTCGGAGTCGCTCTCGTGGGCTTTGATCATGTTGCCATTGCGGTCGAGCATGGGTCTATCACTCTCGTGCGGAAGCGGGTGGAGGAGGGGAGTCGGGGCGTCGGGCGCGGGCCTATTCGTGCTCGCGCTGCGGGCCGCCCATCGGCTCCGGGGTGTACTTCCGCATCAGGAAGTCCAGGTTTCGGGAGAGGATGCGTCGGCTCTCGCCCGGCATGACGATCCGGCTGACCGAGCCGAGGGAGAGGGCCTCCTTCGGGTTCATCAGCAGGTCTTCGTACTCGGTCGTGAGCTTCGCCAGCTTCTCGTCGCGGAGGCGGTTGGCCTCCGCTTCGTCGGCGCCGTCCGCGAGGGCCTTCTTGTGCTCCGCGGCGATCGCGCGCATCTCGTCCTTGAAGACGAAGTCCTTGCCCGCCGCGCCCATCACGGCGACCCGCGCCATCGGCATCGCGAAGACGAGGTCCGCGCCGGTGAAGTGCGAGTTGTAGGCCGCGTACGCGCCGCCGAAGGCGTTGCGGATGATCATCGTCATGCGCGGCGTGCGGACGTCGATGATCGCGTCGAGGAGCTTGCGGCCCGCCTGGACGATGCCGCGGCTCTCCTGGTCGGTGCCGGGGAGGAAGCCCGTCGTGTCCTCGACGAAGATCAGCGGGATGTTGTAGAGGTTGCAGAAGCGGATGAAGCGCGTGGCCTTGAGGGCGGCGTCGATGTCGATCTGCCCCGAGGCGACGGCCGAGTTGTTGGCGACGAAGCCCGTCACCCAGCCGCCGAGGCGACCGAAGGCCGTGACCATGTTGCGGGCGCGCTGGGGCTGGATCTCGAAGAACTCGCCGTGGTCGCAGATCTGCTGAAGGTAGAGCGTGATGTCCATCGGCGCGTTCATGCCGGCGGGCGAGTCGAAGGTCCGGCGGAAGAGCTTGTCCTCCTCTTCGGTGTACCGGTCGACCGGATCGCTCGTCTCGTGGAAGGGCGCGAGGCTCCTGTTGTTGTCCGGCAGGTAGCCGAGGAGGCGGAGCGCGGTCCGGAGGGAGCCGAGCTCGTCGCCGGTCACGAGGTCGACCACGCCGCTCTGGCCGTGCACGCCGGGGCCGCCGAGCTCGTCGGCGCTCACGTCCTCGCCGAGCACGCTCTTCACGAC
Above is a genomic segment from bacterium containing:
- a CDS encoding acetyl-CoA carboxylase carboxyltransferase subunit; this encodes MAEPQYTLSNPLPEPADEASDKPLANGADTTAAGHAVLPAGPYDKALALGNDLIERPLVGGGPARVRVQHSKDRMTVWERIKVLTEKEPMILYRNWGPELDGASIVTGILDIGGRDVAVYGHDFTVRAGSMDATNGAKLARLIYMAGEKGIPLIGMNDSAGAFVPAGVGGLDGYSEAFTALRKISGLVPSISLMFGYNAGGGAYLPRQGSFMIQCEETFIGLTGPGVVKSVLGEDVSADELGGPGVHGQSGVVDLVTGDELGSLRTALRLLGYLPDNNRSLAPFHETSDPVDRYTEEEDKLFRRTFDSPAGMNAPMDITLYLQQICDHGEFFEIQPQRARNMVTAFGRLGGWVTGFVANNSAVASGQIDIDAALKATRFIRFCNLYNIPLIFVEDTTGFLPGTDQESRGIVQAGRKLLDAIIDVRTPRMTMIIRNAFGGAYAAYNSHFTGADLVFAMPMARVAVMGAAGKDFVFKDEMRAIAAEHKKALADGADEAEANRLRDEKLAKLTTEYEDLLMNPKEALSLGSVSRIVMPGESRRILSRNLDFLMRKYTPEPMGGPQREHE